The Methanobacterium sp. Maddingley MBC34 genome contains the following window.
AACAGATGCGTACTGCATCTGAATCTGATCCCACCACCTGCACACCATTTTTCTCAATTAGCCGCGTTAATCCACAAAGTATAAAGTCTTCTTCAGGGGCTATGGGCAAACAAAAATCAAACTGAGAGATATTATTTGAGATCCAGTCATCAATAGCTCCTTCTATTACAATTGGTTTGCACTTGCTTCCGTCAATTGAATCTATATTTTTGGAAATGAGGTAGCTGGCAGGTAAACATTCCAGGTCACAGGTAAGACCACGGAGCATTGCTTTACCCTCTGCAGCTAAGGAAGGGTCTTTGATCCCCAGTGCACTTGCATATTCAAAAATTAAAAGATTCAAGACCTTCCAACTCCCTTAAAGACCACACCACCATTTTGGAAGAGTTCCCTGTCAAGAATTGGCCTAGTGCATACCAACAATCGATTTTTAATCATATCTGGTTTGATGTTCCGATAGATGTCATGATCAGTTACCAGAACCACACAATCACAGGCAAGGGCAGTTTCCAGATCTGCAATCTGAGCCCCCCACGATTTAATAATATCCGGAAATACATAGGGATCATTGACCAGAACTTCGGCGCCTTTATTGATTAATTCATCGATTAATGGTTTTGCAGGTGTTTCCCTGGCATCAGCAACGTTTCCTTTGTAAGCCACTCCTAAAATTCCAATTTTAGACCCTGAAATAGTTTTATCAGCATCTTCTAAAGCTTCTCGTACTATTCTGGCAACTTCCCCCGGCATGTCTTCATTAACCTGTCTGGAAGTCTGGATGAGGGGTGTTTTTACTCCCTTTTCCCGTGCTATTTCCACTATGAAGTAGGGGTCTATGGAAAGACAGTGCCCGCCCACACCAGGCCCTGGTGTGTGTATGTTGACTCTGGGATGGTGGTTAGCAGCCTGGATGGCTTCAATGGCATCCACTCCTAAAACATCACATACTAAAGCCATTTCATTGGCTAAAGCTATATTGGTATCCCTGTAGGTGTT
Protein-coding sequences here:
- a CDS encoding nucleotide sugar dehydrogenase (PFAM: UDP-glucose/GDP-mannose dehydrogenase family, NAD binding domain; UDP-glucose/GDP-mannose dehydrogenase family, central domain; UDP-glucose/GDP-mannose dehydrogenase family, UDP binding domain~TIGRFAM: nucleotide sugar dehydrogenase), whose amino-acid sequence is MIKENSPIAIFGLGHMGLPTAALLAKSGLNVVGVDINNETVEMVNSGRSPIMEPGLEEIVKRTVEKKCLSATTDTLSAVKQVKIIMIIVPTPVDDDKKSDLTAVISASKSISEGLKEDDLVIIESTVPPGTCENLIIPLLEESGLKAGMNFKVAYTPERALPNNTLYEMTHNARVIGGINSESTKMAASLYQRITEGEIIMVPDLVTAEMVKLMENTYRDTNIALANEMALVCDVLGVDAIEAIQAANHHPRVNIHTPGPGVGGHCLSIDPYFIVEIAREKGVKTPLIQTSRQVNEDMPGEVARIVREALEDADKTISGSKIGILGVAYKGNVADARETPAKPLIDELINKGAEVLVNDPYVFPDIIKSWGAQIADLETALACDCVVLVTDHDIYRNIKPDMIKNRLLVCTRPILDRELFQNGGVVFKGVGRS